From a single Paraburkholderia sp. FT54 genomic region:
- the glgB gene encoding 1,4-alpha-glucan branching protein GlgB, whose protein sequence is MSEHDPAVGLQPLEIDALVEARHPDPFSQLGLHQTNAGPVVRALLPNATHVSVIARADGALLGELEQLRPGLFAGRVTTAAPYRLRIDWHGVVQEIEDTYSFGPVLGDEPLGRLAGGDPYAVLECLGAHPMEFHGVPGVRFAVWAPNARRVSVVGDFNAWDGRRHPMRLRHQAGVWELFVPRVGPGTRYKYELLSLDGHPLPLKADPCAMQTEKPPGTASIVAHVDEIEQFPWTDHEWIQSRAGKQTPRSPISIYEAHAESWLRVAEQGQRGLDWDELAERMIPYVKSMGFTHVEFMPIAEHPFGGSWGYQPLGQFAPSARFGKPEQFARFVDKAHEAGLGVILDWVPAHFPNDAHGLIDFDGTPLYEHADPREGYHQDWNTMIYNLGRNEVSAFLVASGLAWLKRYHVDGLRVDAVASMLYRDYSRAADEWVPNIYGGRENLESIAFLKRLNHEVGYVPGVPGAITIAEESTAWPGVTARVEDGGLGFQFKWNMGWMHDTLHYMEEDPVYRQYHHHMLTFGMVYAYSERFVLPLSHDEVVHGKGSLLGKMPGDRWQKFANLRAYYGFMWTHPGKKLLFMGGEFGQLAEFDHDTSPHWHLLDDPNHHGVQKLVRDLNRLYSDEPALYLLDCEPGGFEWLIGDDSGNSVFAYRRTDGAGRELVVVCNMTPVPRVGYRIGMPRGGRWSEVLNTDAGVYGGSNMGNGGLIHTDSQSSHGWPHSASLTLPPLATIVLRAD, encoded by the coding sequence ATGAGTGAGCATGATCCGGCCGTAGGCCTCCAACCGCTCGAGATCGACGCGCTAGTCGAAGCGCGCCACCCCGATCCTTTTTCGCAGCTCGGGCTGCATCAGACGAACGCGGGGCCCGTGGTGCGCGCGCTGTTGCCGAACGCCACGCACGTCAGCGTGATTGCGCGCGCCGACGGTGCGTTGCTCGGTGAGCTCGAACAATTGCGGCCGGGCCTCTTTGCCGGCCGCGTCACCACCGCGGCGCCATACCGTTTGCGCATCGACTGGCATGGCGTGGTGCAGGAAATCGAGGACACGTATTCGTTCGGTCCCGTTCTCGGCGACGAGCCGCTCGGCCGGCTCGCCGGCGGCGATCCGTACGCGGTGCTCGAATGCCTCGGCGCCCACCCGATGGAATTCCACGGCGTGCCGGGAGTGCGCTTCGCCGTATGGGCGCCGAACGCGCGGCGCGTTTCGGTGGTGGGCGATTTCAATGCGTGGGACGGCCGCCGTCATCCGATGCGGCTGCGGCATCAGGCCGGCGTGTGGGAATTGTTCGTGCCGCGTGTCGGTCCGGGCACGCGCTACAAATACGAGTTGCTGTCGCTCGACGGCCATCCGCTGCCCCTCAAGGCCGATCCGTGCGCGATGCAAACGGAGAAGCCGCCGGGCACCGCGTCGATCGTGGCGCACGTCGACGAGATCGAGCAGTTTCCGTGGACCGATCACGAATGGATCCAGTCGCGCGCCGGCAAACAGACCCCGCGCTCGCCGATCTCGATCTACGAAGCGCATGCCGAGTCCTGGCTGCGTGTCGCGGAACAGGGTCAGCGCGGACTCGATTGGGATGAACTCGCGGAACGGATGATTCCGTACGTCAAAAGCATGGGCTTCACGCATGTGGAGTTCATGCCGATTGCCGAGCATCCGTTCGGTGGATCGTGGGGCTATCAGCCGCTCGGGCAGTTCGCGCCGTCGGCGCGCTTCGGCAAACCCGAACAGTTTGCGCGGTTCGTCGACAAGGCGCACGAAGCCGGGCTCGGCGTGATTCTCGACTGGGTCCCCGCGCACTTTCCGAACGACGCGCACGGTCTGATCGACTTCGACGGAACGCCGCTCTACGAGCATGCCGACCCGCGCGAAGGCTATCACCAGGACTGGAACACAATGATCTACAACCTCGGCCGCAACGAGGTGAGCGCGTTCCTGGTCGCCTCGGGGCTGGCGTGGTTGAAGCGCTACCACGTCGACGGTCTGCGCGTGGACGCGGTCGCCTCGATGCTATACCGCGACTATTCGCGCGCCGCCGACGAGTGGGTGCCGAACATTTACGGCGGCCGCGAAAACCTCGAATCGATTGCGTTCCTGAAGCGCCTGAATCACGAAGTCGGCTACGTGCCGGGCGTGCCGGGCGCGATCACGATCGCCGAGGAATCGACCGCATGGCCGGGCGTGACGGCGCGTGTCGAAGACGGCGGCCTCGGTTTCCAGTTCAAGTGGAACATGGGGTGGATGCACGACACGCTGCACTACATGGAAGAAGATCCAGTCTACCGCCAATACCATCACCACATGCTGACGTTCGGGATGGTGTACGCGTACTCGGAGCGCTTCGTGCTGCCGCTCTCGCACGACGAAGTGGTGCACGGCAAGGGCTCATTGCTCGGCAAGATGCCCGGCGACAGGTGGCAGAAATTCGCCAATCTGCGTGCTTACTACGGTTTCATGTGGACGCATCCGGGCAAGAAGCTGCTGTTCATGGGCGGCGAATTCGGCCAGCTCGCGGAGTTCGATCACGACACGTCGCCGCATTGGCATCTGCTCGACGATCCGAATCACCACGGCGTGCAGAAGCTGGTGCGCGACCTGAACCGGCTATACAGCGACGAGCCCGCGCTGTATCTGCTCGATTGCGAGCCGGGCGGCTTCGAATGGCTGATCGGCGACGACAGCGGCAACAGCGTATTCGCCTATCGCCGCACCGATGGCGCCGGCCGCGAACTCGTCGTAGTCTGCAATATGACGCCGGTGCCGCGAGTCGGGTATCGGATCGGCATGCCGCGCGGCGGACGCTGGTCGGAAGTGCTCAATACGGACGCCGGCGTGTATGGCGGCTCGAACATGGGCAACGGCGGGCTGATCCATACCGACTCCCAATCGAGCCATGGCTGGCCGCATTCCGCTTCACTGACGCTGCCGCCGCTTGCAACGATCGTATTGCGCGCGGATTGA
- a CDS encoding maltotransferase domain-containing protein: MESPNGYAPRIYFFHSLLVGPLDAWPAQFAHAAALGFDHALIGSLFEPGRAGHGQVVGNHARLHPVFESQQPATEAIRTLADAAGQNGLTLLVDLVIDRMAADGALYAEHADWFQPFESEEARLDPRHVHREDNVAYANFNDAGSSAALVGWWTQQLLALADAGVGGFRFDSPHRVPGAVWRQLSDAVRARHPQVRFLAATPGLARDDLLGLQGAGFDSVFSSVRWWDFRASWMVEEHAALARIGAPIAFPEAPYGTRLAAELSDAHDAAIVERAYRRALLTSAAIGTGWMMPMGFEYGITEPMLQTRGDASQFALAAQARQFDLSERITHANQVARNTKTLHANGELRPLSGPGAPAAVLLRADQPDLRDADEAILIAINPDIGAPLRVDPARFLAGVPGNFTRFVPLDAPGSALPATLTPFTLAPGAVRLFRAVTEKPIRLAPPIDKANSKRSGRKSVIEALSAPRVAIESVTPSVDNGRFAAKRSVGERAEITAAIFAEGHDKIAAAVIWRAADETAWHEVLMEPAQPAGLDIWKARIPLERMGRHEFTVIAWRDDFASLVEHVQKKLKAGQTVELELDEASHLFALVLAEVETAEGAVTEPLEHIVKVFTKADAETKLALLLAPTTAKAMTAARHRPFLSRDPVIYKIDADRTAARFASWYEIFPRSMSDDESRHGTFADVTTKLPRIRDMGFDVLYFPPIHPIGVANRKGRNNTLNAQPGDVGSPYAIGGVEGGHTAVHPQLGTLDDFKAMLAAAHAHGLEIALDFAVQCSPDHPWLKEHPTWFAWRPDGTLRYAENPPKKYQDIVNPDFYAHDAKPDLWLALRDVFLFWIEAGVHIFRIDNPHTKPLPFWEWVIGDIRARYPDTIFLAEAFTRPRMMNRLGKIGFSQSYTYFTWRESKRDFIEYLTELTQTGARDSYRPNFFVNTPDINPRHLQSQGRTGFLIRAALASTLAGLWGVYSGFELCEAAALPNSEEYLNSEKYQLRAWDWSRPGNIVGEISALNRIRRANPALQTHLGLTFLPAHNDHILFFEKATESRDNVILVAINLDPFNEQGADIELSWETFQKWNLHDHGPLEVTDQMTGARFEWHGRWQHVQLGSGQPFSIWRIAPLGGLPAERPDEADSDYHADAGNPTPTEGAT; this comes from the coding sequence ATGGAATCTCCAAACGGGTACGCGCCGCGGATTTACTTTTTTCATTCACTTCTGGTTGGGCCACTCGATGCATGGCCTGCGCAGTTCGCGCATGCAGCCGCGCTGGGCTTCGATCACGCGCTGATCGGCAGCCTCTTCGAGCCTGGACGAGCCGGCCACGGACAAGTGGTCGGCAACCACGCCCGCCTGCATCCGGTCTTCGAGTCCCAGCAGCCCGCCACCGAGGCGATACGCACGCTCGCGGACGCCGCCGGGCAGAACGGCCTGACCTTGCTAGTCGATCTGGTGATCGACCGGATGGCCGCCGATGGCGCGCTGTACGCCGAACATGCCGACTGGTTCCAGCCATTCGAATCTGAAGAGGCGCGGCTCGATCCGCGCCATGTGCATCGCGAAGACAACGTCGCGTATGCCAACTTCAACGACGCCGGCAGCAGTGCCGCGCTGGTCGGCTGGTGGACACAACAATTGCTGGCGCTTGCCGACGCCGGCGTGGGCGGCTTCCGGTTCGACTCGCCGCATCGCGTGCCGGGCGCCGTCTGGCGGCAATTGAGCGATGCGGTGCGCGCGCGGCATCCTCAGGTGCGTTTTCTCGCCGCCACACCCGGCTTGGCCCGCGACGATCTGCTCGGCCTGCAAGGCGCCGGCTTCGACAGCGTGTTTTCGTCGGTGCGCTGGTGGGACTTTCGCGCAAGCTGGATGGTCGAGGAGCATGCCGCGCTCGCGCGCATCGGCGCGCCCATCGCGTTTCCCGAAGCGCCTTACGGCACCCGCCTCGCCGCCGAGTTGAGCGATGCGCACGACGCCGCTATCGTCGAGCGGGCGTACCGGCGCGCGCTGCTCACGTCGGCTGCCATCGGCACGGGCTGGATGATGCCGATGGGTTTTGAATACGGCATCACCGAGCCGATGTTGCAGACGCGCGGCGACGCTTCGCAGTTCGCCCTCGCTGCCCAAGCCAGGCAATTCGATCTCTCGGAACGCATCACGCACGCAAACCAGGTGGCGCGCAATACGAAGACGCTGCACGCCAACGGTGAATTGCGCCCGCTCAGCGGACCCGGCGCACCCGCGGCGGTATTGCTGCGCGCCGACCAGCCCGACCTGCGCGATGCCGACGAAGCGATCCTGATCGCAATCAATCCCGACATCGGCGCGCCGCTACGCGTGGACCCTGCCCGCTTCCTCGCGGGCGTGCCGGGCAACTTCACGCGCTTCGTGCCGCTCGATGCGCCCGGCAGCGCCTTGCCGGCCACGCTCACGCCGTTCACTCTCGCGCCCGGCGCGGTCCGCCTGTTCCGCGCGGTCACGGAGAAGCCGATCCGTCTCGCGCCGCCCATCGACAAAGCGAATAGCAAGCGCAGCGGCCGCAAGAGCGTGATCGAGGCGCTCAGCGCGCCGCGCGTGGCGATCGAGAGCGTGACGCCGTCGGTCGATAATGGTCGCTTCGCGGCCAAGCGCAGCGTGGGCGAACGCGCCGAAATCACCGCCGCGATCTTCGCCGAAGGTCACGACAAGATCGCCGCCGCCGTGATCTGGCGCGCCGCCGACGAAACCGCATGGCACGAAGTGTTGATGGAACCGGCGCAACCCGCCGGCCTCGATATCTGGAAAGCGCGCATTCCGCTCGAACGCATGGGCCGTCACGAATTCACCGTGATCGCGTGGCGCGACGACTTCGCTTCGCTGGTCGAACACGTACAGAAAAAACTGAAGGCGGGACAAACCGTCGAACTCGAACTCGACGAAGCGTCGCATCTGTTCGCGCTGGTGCTCGCCGAAGTGGAAACCGCCGAAGGCGCGGTCACCGAACCGCTCGAACATATCGTCAAGGTCTTCACCAAGGCCGACGCGGAGACGAAGCTCGCGCTGCTGCTCGCGCCGACCACCGCTAAGGCGATGACCGCCGCGCGCCACCGGCCGTTCCTGAGCCGCGATCCGGTCATCTACAAGATCGACGCCGACCGCACGGCCGCGCGCTTCGCCAGCTGGTACGAGATCTTCCCGCGTTCGATGAGCGACGACGAATCGCGCCACGGCACCTTCGCCGATGTCACGACGAAACTGCCGCGCATTCGCGACATGGGTTTTGACGTGCTGTATTTCCCGCCGATTCACCCCATCGGCGTGGCGAATCGCAAGGGCCGCAACAACACGTTGAACGCGCAGCCGGGCGACGTCGGCAGCCCGTATGCGATCGGCGGGGTCGAAGGCGGCCACACCGCCGTGCATCCGCAACTCGGCACACTCGACGACTTCAAGGCCATGCTCGCCGCCGCGCACGCGCACGGCCTCGAAATCGCGCTCGATTTCGCGGTGCAGTGTTCGCCGGATCACCCATGGCTCAAGGAGCACCCGACGTGGTTCGCGTGGCGCCCGGACGGCACGCTGCGCTACGCGGAAAATCCGCCGAAGAAGTATCAGGACATCGTCAATCCCGACTTCTATGCGCACGACGCCAAGCCCGATTTGTGGCTCGCGCTGCGCGACGTCTTCCTGTTCTGGATCGAAGCGGGCGTGCATATTTTCCGCATCGACAATCCGCACACCAAGCCGCTGCCGTTCTGGGAATGGGTGATTGGCGATATCCGCGCGCGCTATCCCGACACGATCTTCCTCGCCGAAGCCTTCACGCGGCCGCGCATGATGAACCGGCTCGGCAAGATCGGTTTCTCACAGTCGTACACATACTTCACGTGGCGGGAATCGAAGCGCGATTTCATCGAGTACCTGACCGAGCTCACGCAAACTGGAGCGCGTGATTCCTACCGGCCGAACTTCTTCGTCAATACGCCGGACATCAACCCGCGGCATTTGCAGTCGCAGGGACGCACGGGCTTTCTGATTCGCGCCGCGCTTGCCTCGACGCTGGCCGGTCTGTGGGGCGTGTACAGCGGTTTCGAGCTATGCGAAGCCGCCGCGCTGCCGAACAGCGAGGAATATCTCAACTCCGAGAAATACCAGTTGCGCGCGTGGGACTGGAGCCGGCCCGGCAATATCGTCGGCGAGATCAGCGCGCTGAACCGGATTCGCCGTGCCAACCCGGCGCTGCAAACGCATCTCGGCCTCACGTTCCTGCCCGCGCACAACGACCATATCCTGTTCTTCGAGAAAGCAACCGAATCACGCGACAACGTCATTCTTGTCGCGATCAATCTCGACCCGTTCAACGAACAGGGCGCGGATATCGAATTGTCGTGGGAGACTTTCCAGAAATGGAATCTGCACGATCATGGCCCGCTGGAAGTCACCGACCAGATGACCGGCGCGCGCTTCGAATGGCACGGCCGCTGGCAGCACGTCCAGCTCGGGTCGGGCCAGCCGTTCTCGATCTGGCGCATCGCGCCGCTCGGCGGCCTGCCCGCCGAACGGCCGGATGAAGCCGACAGCGACTATCACGCAGACGCTGGCAACCCAACCCCAACGGAAGGTGCGACATGA
- the treS gene encoding maltose alpha-D-glucosyltransferase, with translation MKRDDPAQPTSQANMNTATGSAAKARAHRRGRPAALSDDPLWYKDAIIYQVHIKSFFDANNDGVGDFPGLIAKLDYIAELGVNAIWLLPFYPSPRRDDGYDIADYRSVHPDYGQIADVKRFIQEAHARGIRVITELVINHTSDQHPWFQRARRAKPGSNHRNYYVWSNTDQKYQETRIIFIDSEPSNWTHDPVAGAYYWHRFYSHQPDLNFDNPAVLREVLQVMRFWLDMGIDGLRLDAVPYLVEREGTNNENLPETHAVLKKIRATIDAEYPNRMLLAEANQWPEDVKEYFGDEDECHMAFHFPLMPRIYMSIASEDRFPITDIMRQTPDLAETNQWAIFLRNHDELTLEMVTDSERDYLWNTYASDRRARLNLGIRRRLAPLMERDRRRIELINSLLLSMPGTPVIYYGDELGMGDNIHLGDRDGVRTPMQWSSDRNGGFSRADPEQLVLPPVMGSLYGFDAVNVEAQSRDPHSLLNWTRRMLATRRAKQTFGRGTIRFLKPENRKILAYLREMPGEPPILCVANLSRAPQAVELDLSEFNGAVPIEMTADSVFPAIGQLTYLLTFPPYGFLWFLLCEGGQRPTWAQAHSEPLPEFVTIVIREGQVGPTPENVRLLESEVLPSWLSRRRWFASKDEKLNAVRLAALTTIPNGGFAFTEIEADVGNHTERYVVPIAITWGGETTFPLFKQLALARVRRGRNVGHLTDAFALPIFAHGVMRKLRERAVVPTVQKSEIKFLPTERFAELEGLGERPEIRWLAAEQSNSSLIIADAVVLKLVRRLVSGIHPEAEISRYLTQLGYANTAPLYGEVVRVDPEGVPHTLCILQGYVENQGDAWNWSLDYLRRSVDELAIAVDTETQTAPDRANEAILMEGYSTLAGIIGRRLGELHVALASPTDDPAFAPEPASAEQVKAWVDGTQAMLASALDLLAPRIEQMSDPETKALAQSLIDRRKKLVAAVDKLVSVDTGALRIRVHGDFHLGQVLVAQGDAYLIDFEGEPARTLEERRQKSSPLRDVAGLMRSLSYASAAAQSTTEAAPQQTADRKRTLFDRFRAYATETFLSEYRAAAAQASTPLVAPEAEQALLDLFLIEKAAYEIRYEAANRPTWLSLPVRGLAALTSRLLGDTGAQQGHDSSTQAPGAATPPNPAEGDYE, from the coding sequence ATGAAGCGTGACGATCCAGCCCAACCCACGTCGCAGGCCAACATGAACACAGCCACCGGCAGCGCCGCGAAAGCGCGTGCGCATCGGCGTGGCAGGCCCGCAGCCTTGAGCGACGATCCGCTCTGGTACAAAGACGCGATCATCTATCAGGTGCACATCAAGTCGTTCTTCGACGCGAACAACGACGGCGTCGGCGACTTTCCCGGGCTGATCGCGAAGCTCGACTACATCGCCGAACTCGGTGTGAACGCGATCTGGCTGCTGCCGTTCTATCCGTCGCCGCGGCGCGACGACGGCTACGACATCGCCGATTACCGCAGCGTGCACCCCGACTACGGTCAGATTGCCGACGTGAAGCGCTTCATTCAGGAAGCGCACGCGCGCGGCATTCGCGTGATTACGGAGCTGGTGATCAACCACACGTCGGATCAGCATCCGTGGTTTCAGCGCGCGCGCCGCGCGAAGCCGGGCTCGAACCACCGCAACTACTACGTCTGGTCCAACACCGATCAGAAGTACCAGGAAACGCGGATCATCTTCATCGACTCGGAGCCGTCCAACTGGACGCACGATCCCGTGGCGGGCGCGTATTACTGGCACCGCTTCTACTCGCATCAGCCCGATCTGAATTTCGACAATCCGGCCGTGCTGCGAGAGGTGCTGCAGGTCATGCGTTTCTGGCTCGATATGGGCATCGATGGGCTGCGGCTCGACGCGGTGCCGTATCTGGTCGAACGCGAGGGCACCAACAACGAGAACCTGCCGGAAACGCACGCGGTGCTCAAGAAGATTCGCGCCACCATCGACGCCGAGTATCCGAACCGGATGCTGCTCGCCGAAGCCAACCAGTGGCCGGAAGACGTGAAGGAATATTTCGGCGATGAAGACGAATGCCACATGGCATTCCACTTCCCGCTGATGCCGCGTATCTACATGTCGATAGCGAGCGAAGATCGCTTCCCGATCACCGACATCATGAGGCAAACGCCGGACCTCGCCGAAACGAACCAGTGGGCAATTTTCCTGCGCAATCACGATGAGCTGACGCTCGAGATGGTCACGGATTCCGAGCGCGACTATCTGTGGAACACCTACGCGAGCGATCGCCGCGCGCGGCTCAATCTCGGCATTCGCCGCCGCCTCGCGCCGCTGATGGAGCGCGACCGCCGCCGTATCGAGCTGATCAATTCGCTGCTGCTCTCCATGCCTGGCACGCCCGTGATCTATTACGGCGACGAACTCGGCATGGGCGACAACATCCACCTCGGCGACCGCGACGGTGTGCGCACGCCGATGCAGTGGTCGTCGGATCGCAACGGCGGTTTCTCGCGCGCCGACCCTGAGCAACTGGTGCTGCCGCCGGTCATGGGCTCGCTGTACGGCTTCGACGCCGTGAACGTGGAAGCGCAAAGCCGCGACCCGCATTCGCTGCTGAACTGGACCCGGCGCATGCTCGCCACGCGCCGCGCGAAGCAGACTTTCGGGCGCGGCACGATCCGTTTCCTGAAGCCGGAAAACCGCAAGATCCTTGCGTATCTGCGCGAAATGCCAGGCGAGCCGCCGATTCTGTGCGTGGCGAATCTGTCGCGCGCTCCGCAAGCGGTGGAGCTCGATCTGTCCGAGTTCAACGGTGCGGTGCCGATCGAAATGACCGCCGATTCCGTGTTCCCGGCCATCGGCCAACTGACCTATCTGTTGACGTTCCCGCCGTACGGCTTTCTGTGGTTCCTGCTGTGCGAGGGCGGCCAGCGTCCGACGTGGGCGCAGGCGCATTCGGAACCGCTGCCGGAATTCGTCACGATCGTGATTCGCGAAGGCCAGGTCGGACCGACCCCGGAGAACGTGCGTCTGCTCGAATCGGAAGTGCTGCCTTCGTGGCTGAGCCGGCGCCGCTGGTTCGCGTCGAAGGATGAAAAGCTTAACGCGGTGCGGCTCGCGGCGTTGACCACGATTCCGAACGGTGGCTTCGCCTTCACCGAAATCGAAGCGGACGTGGGCAATCACACCGAGCGCTACGTGGTGCCGATCGCGATCACGTGGGGCGGCGAAACCACTTTCCCGCTGTTCAAGCAACTAGCATTGGCACGCGTGCGACGCGGCCGCAACGTCGGCCATCTGACGGACGCATTCGCCCTGCCGATCTTCGCTCACGGCGTGATGCGCAAGCTGCGCGAACGCGCCGTCGTACCGACCGTGCAGAAGAGCGAAATCAAGTTCCTGCCGACCGAGCGTTTCGCCGAACTCGAAGGACTCGGCGAACGGCCGGAGATCCGCTGGCTCGCGGCCGAGCAAAGCAACAGCTCGTTGATCATCGCCGATGCGGTCGTGCTGAAACTGGTGCGCCGCCTTGTGAGCGGCATCCATCCGGAAGCCGAGATCAGCCGCTACCTGACGCAACTGGGCTATGCGAACACCGCGCCGCTGTACGGCGAAGTAGTGCGCGTCGATCCTGAAGGCGTGCCGCACACGCTCTGCATCCTGCAAGGCTATGTCGAGAATCAGGGCGACGCGTGGAACTGGTCGCTCGACTATCTGCGCCGCTCGGTGGACGAACTCGCCATCGCCGTCGATACCGAAACGCAAACGGCGCCGGACCGTGCCAACGAGGCAATCCTGATGGAAGGCTACAGCACGTTGGCCGGCATCATCGGCAGACGGCTGGGCGAACTGCACGTGGCGCTCGCCTCGCCGACGGACGATCCGGCGTTCGCGCCGGAACCCGCCAGCGCGGAGCAGGTAAAGGCATGGGTGGACGGCACGCAGGCAATGCTCGCCAGCGCGCTCGATCTGCTCGCGCCGCGCATCGAGCAGATGAGCGATCCGGAAACGAAGGCGCTGGCGCAAAGCCTGATCGACCGTCGCAAGAAACTGGTGGCCGCCGTGGACAAGCTGGTTTCCGTCGACACGGGCGCGCTGCGCATTCGCGTTCATGGCGACTTCCATCTCGGCCAGGTGCTGGTCGCGCAGGGCGACGCGTATCTGATCGACTTCGAAGGCGAGCCGGCACGGACGCTGGAAGAGCGTCGTCAGAAGTCGAGCCCGCTGCGTGACGTGGCCGGCTTGATGCGCTCGCTGTCGTATGCGAGCGCGGCCGCGCAGTCCACCACGGAAGCCGCGCCGCAACAGACCGCCGATCGCAAGCGCACGCTGTTCGACCGTTTCCGCGCGTATGCCACCGAAACATTCCTCAGCGAGTACCGCGCGGCTGCCGCGCAGGCGTCGACGCCGCTCGTCGCGCCCGAAGCCGAACAGGCCTTGCTGGATCTGTTCCTGATCGAAAAAGCCGCCTACGAAATCCGTTACGAAGCGGCCAACCGCCCGACGTGGCTCAGCTTGCCGGTACGCGGCCTCGCCGCGCTCACCAGCCGTTTGCTCGGCGACACCGGCGCGCAGCAAGGCCACGATTCCTCAACCCAGGCGCCAGGCGCCGCCACACCGCCTAATCCGGCCGAGGGCGACTATGAGTGA